A genomic segment from Natronorubrum tibetense GA33 encodes:
- a CDS encoding ParA family protein: MTKTPRAVSVALQKGGVGKTTLAINLAERLANRDNDVLLVDLDQQGNATEGVGLSDAYSSDVHIGDVLEEGTDTTLEDVIHSTSSFDVLPAHEDLDSVENSIRSATFGELWIRNEIVDPVLGDEYDYVVVDSPPNLGPLADASLISTQNVIVPLRMSEPSVSGFERMYTQQIGPIRKEIDLDILAIVPNSLAGDNEEKRIIGDLEESQFGEYLPAFARSAHFDDTDSPGPGIRERIAFKRAWREGVPLAEYDPDNDMLDRLDELAAAVERGGVADA; the protein is encoded by the coding sequence ATGACGAAAACCCCACGCGCCGTTAGCGTCGCCCTCCAGAAAGGCGGCGTCGGCAAGACGACCCTCGCGATCAACCTCGCGGAACGACTCGCCAACCGAGACAACGACGTCCTGCTCGTCGATCTGGACCAGCAGGGCAACGCCACCGAAGGCGTCGGCCTGAGCGACGCCTACTCGAGTGACGTGCACATCGGTGACGTCCTTGAGGAGGGAACCGACACGACGCTTGAGGACGTGATCCACTCGACCAGTTCGTTCGACGTGCTCCCCGCCCACGAGGATCTCGATAGCGTCGAGAACAGCATCCGCAGCGCGACCTTCGGCGAACTCTGGATCAGAAACGAGATCGTCGATCCCGTGCTCGGCGACGAGTACGACTACGTCGTCGTCGACTCGCCGCCGAACCTCGGGCCACTCGCCGACGCGTCGCTCATCTCGACGCAGAACGTTATCGTCCCGCTGCGGATGAGCGAACCCAGCGTCAGCGGCTTCGAGCGCATGTACACCCAGCAGATCGGGCCGATCCGCAAGGAGATCGACCTCGACATTCTTGCGATCGTCCCCAATTCGCTGGCCGGCGACAACGAGGAAAAGCGGATCATCGGCGACTTAGAGGAGTCCCAGTTCGGCGAGTACCTCCCGGCGTTCGCTCGTTCGGCCCATTTCGACGATACGGACTCCCCCGGGCCGGGAATTCGGGAACGGATCGCCTTCAAACGAGCGTGGCGCGAGGGCGTCCCGCTCGCGGAGTACGACCCCGATAACGACATGCTGGACCGGCTGGATGAACTGGCTGCAGCCGTCGAGCGCGGAGGTGTCGCGGATGCCTGA
- a CDS encoding DEAD/DEAH box helicase: MTDERASGETGGESHQPDDQAAEADDETAEETEDEREDDRLTLADFHDASQEAGRPVLTAAAVARTLEIPSEKARDALADLAGRGDVERLSVETDPVVWYPSELEDLTDRERVVVFPKRREVIVDRPDQFTRAQLSQFAHLADGNGEQGYRYVVRPEDIWQAPHDSFDTLARTMRQALGQRSEALEDWVHSQWDRAHQFRLTTHEEGYTVLEAKSPEIMGNVARQKLDEEHVHAPISDTEDWVREGSEAAIKRLLYEAGYPVQDHRDLESGEDLPIDLEISLRDYQRTWVDRFAEGGEGVFVGPPGSGKTIAAMGAMAHVGGETLVLVPSRDLARQWADAIEEYTSLEPHQIGQYHGGRKQVRPVTIATYQIAGMDRHRSLFDDREWGLVVFDECQHVPSDVYRRSTHLQSRHRLGLSASPIREDDRQTEIFTLVGPPIGTDWEALFEAGFVAEPELEIRYVPWGDEGQRNAYASADGQERYRIAAKNRGKVDDVRYLLSAHPDAKALVFVDYLEQGRDLAAALDVPFLSGETPHHERRRLLEEFRRNERDLLVISRVGDEGIDLPTADLAIVASGLGGSRRQGTQRAGRTMRPAGGALVYVLATRGTREEDFARKQLQHLGRKGMTIREQTVETSGESDGSDADE, encoded by the coding sequence GTGACCGACGAACGTGCTTCGGGGGAGACTGGTGGCGAAAGCCACCAACCCGACGACCAAGCGGCCGAAGCGGACGACGAGACTGCCGAAGAGACCGAAGACGAGCGAGAGGACGACCGGCTTACACTCGCGGACTTTCACGATGCATCGCAGGAAGCAGGTCGGCCCGTCCTTACCGCTGCAGCCGTCGCGCGGACGCTCGAGATACCCTCCGAAAAGGCACGGGACGCGCTCGCGGATCTGGCCGGCCGCGGCGACGTCGAACGCCTCTCCGTCGAGACGGATCCCGTCGTCTGGTATCCGAGCGAACTCGAGGACCTCACCGACCGCGAACGGGTCGTCGTCTTCCCGAAGCGTCGCGAGGTTATTGTCGATCGACCGGATCAGTTTACCCGCGCACAGCTCTCCCAGTTCGCCCACCTCGCAGACGGCAACGGCGAGCAGGGGTATCGATACGTCGTCAGGCCGGAGGATATTTGGCAGGCACCCCACGACTCGTTCGACACCCTCGCGCGAACGATGCGACAGGCGCTCGGCCAGCGCTCGGAGGCTCTCGAGGATTGGGTCCACAGCCAGTGGGATCGCGCCCACCAGTTCAGACTGACGACTCACGAGGAGGGCTACACCGTCCTCGAGGCCAAGAGCCCGGAAATCATGGGGAACGTCGCCCGCCAGAAACTCGACGAGGAACACGTCCACGCGCCGATCTCGGACACCGAAGACTGGGTTCGCGAGGGATCGGAAGCCGCCATCAAGCGGCTTCTCTACGAGGCCGGTTACCCGGTCCAAGACCACCGGGATCTCGAGTCCGGCGAGGACCTCCCGATCGACCTCGAGATTTCGCTGCGCGACTACCAGCGGACGTGGGTGGATCGCTTCGCGGAGGGCGGCGAGGGAGTCTTCGTCGGTCCACCGGGGAGCGGAAAGACCATCGCCGCGATGGGCGCGATGGCCCACGTGGGTGGCGAAACACTCGTGCTCGTCCCGAGTCGGGATCTGGCAAGACAGTGGGCCGACGCGATCGAGGAGTACACCTCGCTCGAGCCCCACCAGATCGGGCAGTACCACGGGGGTCGAAAGCAAGTCCGCCCGGTGACGATCGCGACCTACCAGATCGCGGGAATGGACCGCCACCGCTCGCTGTTCGACGACCGCGAGTGGGGACTCGTCGTGTTCGACGAGTGCCAGCACGTCCCGTCGGACGTCTACCGGCGGAGTACGCACCTGCAGTCCCGTCATCGACTGGGCCTAAGCGCCAGCCCCATCCGGGAGGACGACCGCCAGACCGAGATCTTCACCCTCGTCGGGCCGCCGATCGGCACCGACTGGGAAGCGCTGTTCGAGGCCGGCTTCGTCGCCGAACCCGAACTCGAGATTCGCTACGTCCCGTGGGGCGACGAGGGACAGCGAAATGCCTACGCCTCCGCGGACGGCCAGGAGCGCTACCGAATCGCCGCGAAAAACCGGGGAAAAGTCGACGACGTCCGCTATCTACTCTCGGCTCACCCCGACGCGAAGGCGCTCGTCTTCGTGGACTACCTAGAACAGGGACGTGACCTCGCGGCCGCACTCGACGTTCCCTTCCTCAGCGGCGAGACGCCCCACCACGAGCGACGGCGGCTGCTCGAGGAGTTCCGGCGGAACGAACGCGACTTGCTGGTCATCTCCCGCGTCGGCGACGAAGGGATCGACCTCCCCACTGCGGATCTCGCGATCGTCGCCTCGGGTCTCGGTGGCTCTCGTCGGCAGGGCACCCAGCGCGCCGGCCGAACGATGCGTCCCGCCGGCGGGGCGCTCGTCTACGTGCTCGCCACTCGCGGCACGCGTGAGGAAGATTTCGCCCGCAAACAGCTCCAACATCTCGGCCGTAAGGGGATGACGATTCGCGAACAAACAGTCGAAACGAGCGGTGAGAGCGATGGATCCGACGCAGACGAGTAA
- a CDS encoding DUF7286 family protein, translated as MSGRRRTVSLASDDRARIPFALLAVLLLVSSISIVAVLESRDRPEVDVDQGLAVDRAESIATGEIRHAVVRATDDAAKAPVSSTDGADAAFADAIDSDDVFEQYLALRIYRDVAVSLASTEQEIGHDRTVVASVDRLDWDDSDDLESAIDRIELEQTDDDVLTVTVEDVDLTVEHDGAETVSERRDITISVGTNALGLHDRTSEFEEQLETGFFEADEFYDGFGRYFAARMYPYVWGKAYYDRLVSSDRTFHNLTPNEHTEVMANDAIFALQEASFGTADPYEDHARFLPTVCMANDLTSEAGDIDLDELLGEQLGDEINGSDTFCESDFVDTEGEIDYPEPPTIQEIVLTLLEENIDTDVEIQPHPFADIAYMELVAGLTMDDVESEFNDSLEKHERFNDVYLEEYYDDEPANQDAADAVDGLEEQLADLEKLIDESAPASDLTDDSMETVYDVDIDTSEAGPTKHDQLPRTERPGENWSRVDRSYTTSGGDASVSIDVASDDGTGFDDRELAEIDLEYETDVGVSETWRHDHETDLDPITNVTIPLEQVRTNWKRPVTYSASYGIDADLAEDIEVERESRGLESPFSTDSWNESYGFVGNFEGIEADAVGETFDLDAGSVGGQERELEDEIEGSSRSIVTESDFERAIPYSSDPDIDVEPRDRTLLYDWVIGELNRTHEAVVASVPPHETDLWSMLEQPSPLGEVEDTVRSVEDELVYENTTGSYENTADLLRAEVRKQYFKAIYEHIETVESYHEETIEGGSGMVDDLLGGLLDAGNDLLGAPLEFVESMLDPESRPEDARAPGPDSELLEDTSYQVEGSPTYLSLETVNRTDVPAVRPEGGTLLETHSTSEHASMGTGYFDAVGFPGLPLLPVPSLSFLQLDIYYLEVQGEYARFEVRANSGDPAASDETTYVRQDTRVSFETPPWADQDELVVGSVEPIGFENSLVVPVVVPSPQLLPRGTPGVGDMWQSTNLDVPREECSTAWDDVGASFEPDEQGESDECISDEIDLELPVGG; from the coding sequence ATGAGCGGGCGACGAAGAACCGTCTCGCTCGCATCGGACGACCGGGCGCGGATCCCGTTCGCGCTGCTCGCGGTCCTCTTGCTCGTCAGCAGTATCTCGATCGTCGCCGTGCTCGAGTCCAGAGACCGTCCGGAAGTCGATGTCGATCAGGGGCTCGCGGTCGACAGAGCCGAATCGATCGCGACCGGAGAAATTCGTCACGCGGTCGTCCGTGCGACGGACGACGCCGCCAAGGCACCGGTCAGTTCGACGGACGGCGCCGACGCGGCGTTCGCCGATGCGATCGATTCCGACGACGTGTTCGAGCAGTATCTCGCGCTCCGTATCTACCGCGACGTTGCGGTATCGCTCGCCAGCACCGAGCAGGAGATCGGCCACGACCGAACCGTTGTCGCGTCGGTCGACCGACTCGACTGGGACGACAGCGACGACCTCGAGAGCGCCATCGATCGGATCGAACTCGAGCAAACCGACGACGACGTGCTCACCGTCACGGTCGAAGACGTCGACCTCACCGTCGAGCACGACGGAGCGGAGACGGTCAGCGAGCGGCGTGATATCACGATATCAGTGGGAACGAACGCCCTCGGGTTACACGATCGGACGAGTGAGTTCGAGGAGCAACTCGAGACCGGCTTCTTCGAGGCCGACGAGTTCTACGACGGGTTCGGCCGCTACTTCGCGGCACGGATGTACCCCTACGTCTGGGGGAAGGCCTACTACGATCGCCTCGTGAGCAGCGACCGAACGTTTCACAACCTCACGCCGAACGAACACACCGAGGTGATGGCCAACGACGCCATCTTCGCGCTGCAGGAGGCCTCGTTCGGGACGGCAGATCCGTACGAGGATCACGCAAGGTTCCTACCCACGGTCTGTATGGCGAACGACCTCACCTCAGAGGCGGGCGATATCGATCTCGACGAACTCCTGGGTGAGCAGCTCGGAGACGAAATCAACGGATCGGATACATTCTGTGAGAGCGATTTCGTCGACACCGAAGGGGAGATCGATTATCCTGAGCCGCCGACGATCCAGGAAATCGTCCTCACGCTCCTCGAGGAGAACATCGACACGGATGTCGAGATTCAGCCCCACCCGTTCGCCGACATCGCGTACATGGAGCTGGTCGCGGGGCTCACGATGGACGACGTCGAATCCGAATTCAACGACTCGCTCGAGAAGCACGAGCGGTTCAACGACGTCTATCTCGAGGAGTACTACGACGACGAGCCGGCGAATCAGGACGCAGCGGACGCCGTCGACGGGCTCGAGGAGCAACTGGCCGATCTCGAGAAACTCATCGACGAGTCCGCACCCGCAAGCGATCTAACAGACGACAGCATGGAGACCGTCTACGACGTGGATATCGACACGAGCGAAGCGGGACCGACCAAACACGATCAGTTGCCTCGGACGGAGCGACCGGGCGAGAACTGGTCTCGAGTCGACCGCAGCTATACGACCAGCGGCGGCGACGCCAGCGTCTCGATCGACGTCGCCTCCGACGACGGGACCGGATTTGACGACCGAGAGCTCGCCGAGATCGACCTCGAGTACGAGACCGACGTCGGAGTGAGTGAAACGTGGCGACACGACCACGAGACGGACCTCGATCCGATAACGAACGTGACGATCCCCCTCGAACAGGTTCGAACGAACTGGAAACGGCCGGTGACGTACAGTGCGAGTTACGGAATCGACGCGGATCTCGCGGAAGACATCGAGGTCGAACGCGAATCCCGAGGGCTCGAGTCGCCGTTCAGTACCGATTCGTGGAACGAGTCGTACGGTTTCGTCGGCAACTTCGAGGGCATCGAAGCGGATGCCGTCGGCGAAACGTTCGATCTCGATGCGGGATCAGTGGGGGGACAGGAACGTGAACTCGAGGACGAGATCGAAGGTTCGAGCCGGTCGATCGTCACGGAAAGCGACTTCGAGCGCGCGATTCCGTACTCGAGCGATCCGGACATCGACGTCGAACCGCGGGACAGAACCTTGCTCTACGACTGGGTGATCGGCGAACTCAACCGAACTCACGAAGCGGTCGTCGCGTCGGTTCCACCCCACGAGACCGACCTCTGGAGTATGCTGGAGCAACCGAGTCCGCTCGGCGAGGTCGAAGACACCGTCCGGAGCGTCGAGGACGAACTCGTCTACGAGAACACGACCGGAAGCTACGAGAACACCGCCGATTTGCTTCGGGCCGAAGTTCGGAAACAGTACTTCAAGGCGATCTACGAGCACATCGAGACGGTCGAGAGCTATCACGAGGAAACGATCGAGGGCGGTTCCGGGATGGTCGACGACCTGCTCGGTGGGCTACTCGACGCCGGCAACGACCTGCTCGGCGCACCGCTCGAGTTCGTGGAGTCGATGCTCGACCCCGAGAGCCGACCCGAAGACGCACGGGCACCCGGCCCGGATTCGGAGCTACTAGAAGACACCAGCTATCAGGTCGAAGGCTCGCCGACGTATCTGTCGCTCGAGACGGTCAACCGAACCGATGTCCCTGCGGTCCGTCCGGAAGGTGGAACACTGCTCGAGACTCATTCGACGAGCGAACACGCGTCGATGGGGACTGGCTACTTCGACGCTGTCGGCTTCCCAGGACTGCCGCTCTTGCCCGTTCCATCGCTGTCGTTCCTGCAACTCGATATCTATTATCTCGAAGTGCAGGGCGAGTACGCCCGCTTCGAGGTTCGGGCGAACAGTGGCGATCCCGCGGCCAGCGACGAGACGACATACGTTCGCCAGGACACGCGAGTCTCCTTCGAGACGCCCCCGTGGGCGGATCAGGACGAACTCGTGGTCGGTTCCGTCGAGCCGATCGGATTCGAGAACAGCCTCGTCGTCCCGGTCGTCGTCCCAAGTCCGCAGTTGCTCCCGCGGGGGACGCCCGGCGTCGGCGATATGTGGCAGTCGACGAACCTCGACGTCCCCCGCGAGGAGTGTTCGACGGCGTGGGACGACGTGGGCGCGAGCTTCGAGCCGGACGAGCAGGGCGAATCAGACGAGTGCATTTCGGACGAGATCGATCTCGAGCTACCGGTTGGGGGATGA
- a CDS encoding DUF7284 family protein, with protein MALLLVSASVLLLGAYLHAADDERDETRPDRTVETLAAVTLSVEYDLEGVDPVDERDGNYTRTDYGSATGLLADAAVTNLHIDGEQILPYANDFEDAVDASTASALLGANREFYVVAEWEPYEGAAINGTATAGERPPPNEDISSRTLSASSDRPAVEEADLSTESDESDDVLETAGEAIGAAIIEGYFPPESTQRTLESQGLSRELTVYHYERLVAPLEYEFDEETNSDDESPLNRSEADALEANDHVLYGSDSQSESDSGASGLADWIASDLETAFADELEAIDETHGDDSERDEAITVLLADEVSTDDVTITVQTWQP; from the coding sequence ATGGCCCTGCTGCTCGTCAGTGCGAGCGTGCTTCTGCTCGGGGCTTATCTCCACGCGGCGGACGACGAGCGCGACGAAACCCGCCCCGACAGAACGGTCGAGACGCTGGCTGCAGTGACCCTCAGCGTCGAGTACGATCTCGAGGGCGTCGACCCGGTCGACGAGCGCGACGGCAACTACACCCGAACCGACTACGGCTCGGCAACCGGGCTGCTCGCCGACGCAGCCGTCACGAATCTCCACATCGACGGCGAGCAGATACTGCCGTATGCTAACGACTTCGAGGACGCCGTCGACGCCTCTACGGCGAGTGCCCTCCTCGGGGCGAACCGCGAGTTCTACGTCGTCGCAGAGTGGGAACCCTACGAGGGCGCGGCGATCAACGGCACGGCGACGGCCGGCGAGCGACCGCCACCGAACGAGGACATCTCGAGTCGAACGCTCTCCGCCTCAAGTGACCGTCCGGCTGTCGAGGAAGCCGATCTGTCCACCGAGTCTGACGAATCCGACGACGTGCTCGAGACCGCCGGAGAAGCCATCGGGGCGGCCATAATCGAGGGCTATTTTCCGCCCGAGTCGACCCAGCGAACGCTCGAGAGTCAGGGACTCTCGCGGGAACTCACGGTCTACCACTACGAACGACTGGTCGCCCCGCTAGAATACGAGTTCGACGAGGAGACGAATTCCGACGACGAGAGCCCACTCAATCGAAGCGAGGCCGACGCGCTCGAGGCGAACGACCACGTGCTCTACGGCTCCGACAGCCAAAGCGAATCCGACTCCGGAGCGAGCGGCCTCGCAGACTGGATCGCGAGCGATCTGGAAACCGCCTTCGCGGACGAACTCGAGGCGATCGACGAGACCCACGGCGACGACAGCGAGAGAGATGAAGCCATCACGGTGCTGCTCGCCGACGAGGTATCGACCGATGACGTGACGATCACCGTCCAGACGTGGCAACCATGA
- a CDS encoding DUF7283 family protein, with product MDWETPADAWYVWLAVSIVSVGLAGIVLGLPTGPPPDANQAANTIDRVAGTTHDASATYGHDAAEVKVEGPTVSLRNDHGTARSTLAYGTVVPVMGNERLEAIARGASLESAYGDAVGTDRQDIEGEFLTDLVEAHDETDGEWKHADGELAVRTLEVEAEAGTTVETAGSIDRAENAPSSFETTAATEATVRYTAASGTEIKVVLTGFEFAGHGNRDFDDVEHGGDNELLETENETDIGDGSQIDFEVPLTEHGESQNALVYPIAVGVYTDGSLECEGRLESSHGFADICEGGPITADIASDAAEIAQDAQSGEYRVTLVTA from the coding sequence ATGGATTGGGAGACACCGGCCGACGCATGGTACGTCTGGCTGGCCGTCAGCATCGTCAGTGTGGGGCTCGCCGGTATCGTACTCGGACTCCCGACGGGTCCGCCGCCGGACGCGAATCAGGCCGCGAACACGATCGACCGCGTTGCCGGGACCACGCACGACGCCAGCGCGACGTACGGCCACGACGCCGCGGAAGTCAAAGTCGAGGGGCCCACCGTCTCGCTGCGAAACGACCACGGGACCGCTCGCTCCACTCTCGCGTACGGAACCGTGGTCCCCGTCATGGGGAACGAACGGCTCGAGGCGATCGCTCGCGGCGCATCGCTCGAGTCAGCCTACGGTGACGCCGTCGGGACCGATCGACAAGATATTGAGGGCGAGTTCCTCACCGATCTCGTCGAGGCACACGACGAGACCGACGGCGAGTGGAAACACGCGGACGGCGAACTGGCCGTTCGAACGCTCGAGGTCGAGGCGGAAGCAGGAACGACTGTCGAGACTGCCGGCTCCATCGACCGGGCTGAAAACGCCCCAAGCAGTTTCGAGACGACAGCTGCCACCGAAGCGACGGTTCGCTACACGGCCGCGTCGGGAACCGAGATCAAAGTCGTGCTCACCGGATTCGAGTTCGCTGGCCACGGAAATCGAGATTTCGACGACGTCGAACACGGTGGTGACAACGAACTGCTGGAGACCGAGAATGAGACGGATATCGGGGACGGTTCGCAAATCGATTTCGAGGTCCCGCTCACGGAACACGGAGAAAGCCAAAACGCACTCGTCTACCCCATCGCCGTCGGCGTCTACACCGACGGCTCGCTCGAGTGCGAAGGTCGGCTCGAGAGCAGTCATGGGTTTGCGGACATCTGCGAGGGTGGACCGATCACGGCCGACATCGCCAGCGACGCCGCGGAGATAGCGCAGGACGCCCAATCGGGTGAGTACCGTGTCACGCTCGTCACCGCGTAG
- a CDS encoding IS630 family transposase (programmed frameshift) — protein MNSLDNVSIEDLRQVLAEVEGKKPTQRLMAAINYLEEDGATLEEVAERYGYTAAWLSQWLDRLERLADEPFEEVVYDEHRSGRPSELSDEEYEQFVEVLHKSPEEIGLDAPAWSVPLARHYLVEEFGVEYCERHIRRLMSEAGLSWKTARPEFHKSDERAQEAWKDGFKKSFDNLDDEYTLLTIDQTRQVLSTLIYAWFPEGERPSLPVTGAWDSIKLLGAVSDSGETFFLPCEENFNSDTTIRFLDALQTEFGDKICVVLDNASYFTANKVQEYAERTPIELCYLPRGSPELNPVEECWRRLNQALGNRLFDTLDKLQGAALTALDTIEPPSVFTYLCP, from the exons ATGAACTCTCTCGACAACGTCTCTATTGAAGACCTCCGCCAGGTCTTGGCGGAGGTCGAGGGGAAGAAGCCGACACAGCGGCTAATGGCGGCAATCAATTATCTCGAAGAAGACGGTGCGACGTTAGAAGAGGTCGCTGAACGGTATGGATATACTGCTGCCTGGCTCTCGCAGTGGCTTGACCGACTCGAACGGCTCGCCGACGAGCCGTTCGAGGAGGTCGTCTACGACGAACACCGGTCGGGAAGACCCTCAGAGCTCTCCGACGAAGAGTACGAGCAGTTCGTTGAAGTGCTCCACAAATCACCAGAGGAAATTGGGCTTGACGCGCCTGCGTGGTCTGTTCCACTCGCTCGTCATTATCTCGTTGAGGAGTTCGGTGTCGAGTACTGCGAACGACACATCCGACGACTGATGTCTGAGGCCGGGCTGTCCTGGAAGACAGCCCGGCCGGAGTTCCACAAGTCCGACGAACGAGCTCAGGAAGCGTGGAAAGACGGGTTCAAAAAAAGCT TCGACAACTTGGACGACGAATACACGCTCCTGACCATTGATCAGACGCGTCAGGTGCTCTCAACGCTGATCTACGCGTGGTTTCCAGAAGGAGAGCGCCCGTCACTCCCGGTGACGGGCGCGTGGGACAGTATCAAACTCCTTGGGGCGGTCAGCGACAGCGGCGAGACGTTCTTTTTGCCGTGTGAGGAAAATTTCAACAGCGACACCACAATTCGGTTTCTCGATGCTCTCCAAACCGAGTTCGGCGACAAGATCTGCGTCGTCTTGGACAACGCTTCCTATTTCACGGCGAACAAGGTGCAGGAATACGCCGAAAGAACCCCGATCGAACTGTGCTACCTTCCACGGGGTTCACCGGAGCTGAACCCCGTGGAAGAGTGCTGGCGACGTCTCAACCAAGCACTGGGCAACCGCCTGTTCGACACACTGGATAAACTTCAAGGGGCTGCACTGACCGCGCTTGACACCATTGAACCGCCGAGCGTCTTTACGTACTTATGTCCTTGA
- a CDS encoding AAA family ATPase: MSQSDSDGVSLTVRAAEKRDAGRGVARIPEIARRQLGVLSGDTVVIEGKKTTVAKMWPADSSVPENVIQIDGDTRANAGAHVGDTVAVRTKDTSTIAEANRVTLAAPSSFTDTQRGSAERAAAKTLRNRPVRAGEQIRVEGLGQEPFRVTDTDPGGDVRITSTTTVRIAGASAKTAQQGSSSASRGADGSAEGGGGSGSSGGTVGTGGTADGPPSGTAEAEPTSGVTYEDIGGLDEELELVREMIELPLSEPELFRRLGVEPPSGVLLYGPPGTGKTLIARAVANEVDANFETISGPEIMSKYKGESEERLREVFEAAEANAPTIIFFDEIDSIAGTRDDDGDAENRIVGQLLTLMDGLDARGEVIVIGATNRVDVIDPALRRGGRFDREIQVGVPDIEGRKEILEVHTRGMPLDDDVSVDAIARRTHGFVGADLDAVASEAAMAAIRDRPTESDERDEWNESPTVTKSHFDNALAAVEPSAMREYVAESPNTDFSNVGGLEDAKQILRESVEWPLTYDRLFEETNTDPPSGVLLYGPPGTGKTLLARALAGETDVNFVRVDGPEIIDRYVGESEKAIREVFERARQSAPSIVFFDEIDAITAARGEGHEVTERVVSQLLTELDGMRENPNLVVLAATNRKDQIDPALLRPGRLDTHVLVGEPDREAREKILEVHTRGKPLDDEIDISALAAELEGYTGADLEALVRTASMKAIREVASKYDPDEANEKADEVVIERRHLEAARENGKPTR, encoded by the coding sequence ATGAGCCAGTCGGATTCGGACGGCGTTTCGCTGACGGTCCGGGCCGCCGAGAAGCGAGACGCGGGGCGAGGGGTCGCACGGATCCCGGAGATCGCACGCCGGCAACTCGGCGTGTTGAGCGGCGACACCGTCGTCATCGAAGGCAAAAAAACGACCGTCGCGAAGATGTGGCCGGCAGACTCGTCGGTTCCGGAGAACGTCATTCAGATCGACGGCGACACCCGCGCGAACGCCGGCGCACACGTCGGCGATACGGTGGCCGTCCGGACGAAGGACACGTCGACGATCGCCGAAGCGAATCGAGTCACACTCGCCGCACCGTCGTCGTTCACCGACACCCAGCGGGGCAGCGCGGAGCGAGCGGCGGCCAAGACGCTCCGGAATCGACCGGTTCGGGCAGGTGAACAGATCCGAGTCGAGGGTCTCGGACAGGAGCCGTTCAGAGTAACTGACACCGATCCCGGCGGCGACGTTCGGATCACGAGCACGACCACGGTTCGGATCGCCGGGGCAAGCGCGAAGACGGCTCAGCAGGGCTCTTCGAGCGCCAGCCGAGGCGCCGACGGGAGTGCCGAGGGTGGCGGCGGAAGCGGCAGTAGCGGTGGGACGGTGGGAACCGGCGGAACGGCAGATGGTCCTCCGTCCGGGACGGCCGAGGCGGAACCCACCTCCGGGGTCACGTACGAAGATATTGGCGGGCTGGACGAGGAGCTCGAACTCGTCCGCGAGATGATCGAACTCCCGCTCTCGGAGCCGGAGCTGTTCCGACGGCTCGGCGTCGAGCCACCCTCCGGGGTTCTACTGTACGGGCCGCCGGGAACCGGGAAGACGCTGATCGCTCGCGCGGTCGCGAACGAGGTCGACGCCAACTTCGAGACGATCTCCGGCCCGGAGATCATGTCGAAGTACAAAGGCGAGTCCGAGGAACGACTCCGCGAGGTGTTCGAAGCGGCCGAGGCGAACGCGCCGACGATCATCTTCTTCGACGAGATCGACTCCATCGCCGGCACCCGCGACGACGACGGCGACGCCGAAAACAGGATCGTCGGCCAACTTCTGACGCTGATGGACGGTCTCGACGCCCGCGGCGAGGTGATCGTCATCGGCGCGACGAATCGGGTCGACGTGATCGATCCGGCGCTCCGTCGCGGCGGACGCTTCGATCGCGAGATTCAGGTCGGCGTCCCTGACATAGAGGGCCGAAAGGAGATCCTCGAGGTCCACACCCGCGGAATGCCGCTCGACGACGACGTAAGCGTCGACGCTATCGCTCGGCGCACGCACGGGTTCGTCGGGGCCGACCTCGACGCCGTCGCGAGCGAGGCCGCGATGGCTGCGATCCGGGACCGACCAACCGAATCCGACGAGCGAGACGAGTGGAACGAAAGTCCGACGGTGACGAAATCGCACTTCGACAACGCGCTCGCCGCCGTCGAGCCCTCCGCGATGCGCGAGTACGTCGCCGAATCGCCGAACACGGACTTCTCGAACGTCGGCGGGCTCGAGGACGCCAAGCAGATCCTCCGAGAGTCCGTCGAGTGGCCGCTGACCTACGATCGGCTGTTCGAAGAGACGAACACCGACCCACCCTCCGGCGTCTTGCTCTACGGCCCACCCGGAACCGGAAAAACACTGCTCGCACGCGCACTCGCGGGTGAAACCGACGTCAATTTCGTCCGCGTGGACGGCCCGGAGATCATCGACCGCTACGTCGGCGAGAGCGAGAAGGCGATCCGCGAGGTGTTCGAGCGCGCCCGACAGTCCGCGCCCTCGATCGTCTTCTTCGACGAAATCGACGCGATCACAGCCGCCCGCGGCGAGGGCCACGAGGTGACCGAACGCGTCGTCTCACAGCTTCTAACCGAACTCGACGGGATGCGGGAGAACCCGAATCTGGTGGTGCTCGCGGCGACGAATCGGAAAGATCAGATCGATCCCGCGCTGCTCCGTCCGGGACGGCTGGATACGCACGTTCTGGTCGGTGAACCGGACCGGGAGGCCCGAGAAAAGATCCTCGAGGTCCACACCCGCGGAAAGCCGCTCGACGACGAAATCGACATTTCGGCGCTGGCCGCCGAGTTGGAGGGGTATACGGGAGCGGACCTCGAGGCGCTCGTCCGAACGGCCTCGATGAAAGCGATCCGGGAGGTCGCCAGCAAGTACGATCCGGACGAAGCGAACGAGAAGGCCGATGAGGTTGTGATTGAACGACGGCATCTCGAGGCAGCGCGGGAGAACGGGAAGCCGACGCGGTGA